One genomic region from Sphingobacterium sp. UGAL515B_05 encodes:
- a CDS encoding GNAT family N-acetyltransferase, which translates to MNYNIRKASLEDLDQAAALFNLYRIFYRQESDLEKAKEFLRERFLYGESEIFLAIQGEQAVGFVQLYKLFHYTKLQRQWLLSDLFVHPDHRSKGLSVRLIDRSKVWCEETGACGLMLETEKTNVIGNSLYPRCGFEYDGMHNYYHWWR; encoded by the coding sequence ATGAATTATAACATTAGAAAGGCAAGTCTTGAGGATCTTGATCAAGCAGCGGCGTTATTCAATCTTTATCGAATTTTCTACAGACAGGAATCGGATTTGGAAAAAGCCAAAGAATTTTTGAGGGAGCGATTTTTGTACGGAGAGTCAGAAATCTTTTTGGCAATTCAGGGCGAACAAGCTGTTGGTTTTGTTCAGCTTTATAAATTGTTTCATTATACTAAATTGCAGCGACAGTGGTTGTTGAGTGATCTATTTGTGCATCCTGATCATCGGAGTAAAGGTCTTTCGGTTCGGCTTATCGATCGTAGTAAAGTCTGGTGCGAAGAGACCGGGGCTTGTGGTCTGATGCTTGAGACCGAGAAAACAAATGTTATCGGTAATAGTCTTTATCCCAGGTGTGGATTTGAATACGACGGCATGCATAACTATTATCATTGGTGGCGATAA
- a CDS encoding transglutaminase-like domain-containing protein: MFKKVFSLVFCCLSTAIFFKASAQDFKLSSLPGQYQKPVKNALKAAGMNRNELEKVLAKLPKEMREGAAFLIAYMPKNDLTTIKSDHLIHNIEKAYQARSTFSWAKEIPDSIFLNEVLPYRVFSEDLDDWRGDFYDRFSKYVTNSKTIKDAIVAINKNIRDEVKVDYNTQRKKADQNPSESISQGMASCTGLSILLIDALRSVGIPARIAGTPNWHDNRGNHSWVEVWMNGKWYFTEYYPDKDLNYSWFLADAGKADPNSKEHSIYAASYKPAATSFPAWSETEVYADNVSQRYIDLFNQQYSQQLNDKSYTRLNVTMYLSNDQCQPEGRTKCNVDIFQGNDQIGGGSTATKLQDANDYLTFIVKKNQSYTLRYSNKNGPTEKRVTVKDEPLNVILYFN; encoded by the coding sequence ATGTTTAAAAAGGTATTTTCTTTAGTTTTCTGCTGTTTATCTACAGCCATTTTTTTCAAAGCATCTGCACAAGATTTCAAGCTTTCCTCTTTACCAGGTCAGTATCAAAAACCGGTCAAAAATGCACTAAAAGCTGCCGGCATGAATCGTAATGAATTGGAAAAAGTACTAGCGAAACTGCCAAAAGAAATGCGTGAAGGTGCGGCTTTTCTCATAGCTTATATGCCTAAGAATGATTTGACGACGATTAAGAGTGATCATCTTATCCATAATATTGAAAAGGCTTACCAGGCAAGATCAACATTTTCCTGGGCTAAGGAAATTCCAGATTCTATTTTTCTAAATGAGGTATTGCCCTATCGTGTATTTTCTGAAGATCTAGACGACTGGCGTGGTGATTTCTACGATCGTTTCTCAAAATATGTAACAAATAGCAAAACGATAAAAGATGCCATTGTAGCCATAAATAAGAATATCAGAGATGAAGTAAAAGTCGATTACAATACCCAACGAAAAAAAGCAGATCAAAATCCATCTGAATCGATAAGCCAAGGGATGGCATCTTGTACCGGATTATCCATTTTATTGATCGATGCATTGCGATCAGTAGGTATACCGGCCCGGATTGCAGGTACACCAAACTGGCATGACAATCGTGGTAACCACAGTTGGGTCGAGGTATGGATGAATGGTAAATGGTATTTTACTGAATATTATCCGGACAAAGACCTAAATTACAGCTGGTTTTTGGCCGACGCAGGGAAAGCCGATCCGAATAGCAAGGAACATTCCATTTATGCGGCTTCCTACAAACCGGCAGCTACCTCATTCCCAGCATGGAGCGAAACAGAAGTATATGCAGATAATGTTTCCCAGCGGTATATTGATCTATTCAATCAGCAATATAGCCAACAATTGAACGACAAATCTTACACCCGTCTAAACGTAACCATGTATCTTAGTAACGATCAATGTCAACCGGAAGGCAGAACAAAATGCAATGTGGATATCTTTCAAGGAAATGATCAAATTGGCGGTGGTTCGACCGCAACTAAACTGCAGGATGCGAATGATTATTTAACATTTATCGTGAAAAAAAACCAGTCTTATACCTTGAGGTACAGCAATAAAAATGGGCCTACCGAAAAGAGAGTAACTGTAAAAGATGAGCCTTTAAATGTGATATTATACTTCAATTAA
- a CDS encoding acyltransferase has product MSDTQVPTSAYADTKPHYAVLDGLRGVAAITVVCFHIFEAFATSHLDQRINHGYLAVDFFFMLSGFVVGYAYDDRWKTMTTKEFIKRRIIRLHPMVVMGAIIGAVMFYFQGCSVWDVTKVTFSSLAIATLLNALLIPAIPRHEVRGLGEMFPLNGPSWSLFFEYIGNILYALVIRRFSTKALAGLVILFGIGLAAFAILGPLGDICAGFSLTGTEFTAGSLRLLFSFTAGLLLSRIFKSLQIKGAFWICSLILVPLLAMPRIGGAEHLWMNGLYDTLCCVVVFPLLVILGASGKGESGITSWLCKFLGDISYPLYMVHYPFIYLYYAWVKNENLNFEESLPGAAAVVIGSIVLAYGCLKLYDIPVRRYLSKRFLRSKGK; this is encoded by the coding sequence ATGTCAGATACTCAAGTACCGACTTCCGCTTATGCAGATACCAAACCACATTATGCTGTACTTGATGGGTTACGAGGGGTCGCAGCTATTACCGTCGTTTGCTTTCATATTTTTGAAGCCTTTGCAACGAGCCATTTAGATCAGCGAATTAATCATGGTTATTTGGCGGTCGACTTTTTCTTTATGCTTTCGGGGTTTGTCGTGGGCTATGCTTATGATGATCGCTGGAAGACGATGACAACAAAAGAATTTATAAAACGAAGAATAATACGTTTACATCCGATGGTTGTTATGGGAGCGATCATTGGAGCAGTTATGTTCTATTTTCAGGGTTGTTCTGTTTGGGATGTGACAAAAGTGACATTTTCTTCGCTGGCAATCGCAACCCTATTGAATGCTTTGTTAATTCCTGCGATTCCGAGGCATGAAGTGAGAGGGCTTGGGGAGATGTTTCCATTAAATGGACCAAGCTGGTCGTTGTTTTTTGAATACATCGGTAATATCTTGTATGCATTGGTCATTCGAAGATTTTCGACCAAAGCATTAGCCGGACTCGTTATTTTATTCGGAATAGGTTTGGCTGCATTTGCGATATTGGGACCCTTGGGAGATATATGTGCTGGTTTTTCACTCACAGGAACAGAATTTACGGCAGGTTCACTTCGTCTTTTATTTTCTTTTACAGCGGGCCTGTTGCTATCGAGGATATTTAAATCTTTACAGATCAAGGGGGCATTTTGGATTTGTAGTTTGATCTTAGTACCTCTTTTGGCTATGCCGCGCATTGGCGGCGCTGAGCATTTATGGATGAATGGTCTGTACGATACATTATGTTGTGTTGTTGTTTTCCCTTTGCTTGTTATTTTAGGAGCATCTGGCAAGGGAGAAAGCGGTATTACAAGTTGGCTTTGCAAGTTTTTAGGCGATATATCCTATCCTTTGTATATGGTACATTATCCTTTTATTTATCTATACTATGCTTGGGTCAAGAATGAAAATCTGAATTTTGAAGAATCTCTGCCGGGAGCAGCAGCTGTTGTCATCGGAAGTATAGTGCTTGCATACGGCTGTTTGAAGTTATACGATATACCCGTACGGCGATATTTGTCAAAACGATTTCTAAGATCAAAAGGGAAATAG
- a CDS encoding dihydrodipicolinate reductase C-terminal domain-containing protein, giving the protein MNTKKAFVVGSGKLANAILEADYSIPNVEISPWQPSITTTSPSIVIHAGSGRELQDCLDFCARTDSVLIELSTGLETEKLETAFPLVICPNTSVLLLKTLHMLQQFGHNFKDYEISIIESHQASKNTEPGTAYHIANSLQVAHERVVSIRDAKTQAYKINIPVAYLEKHAYHQIVIKDKNDEIKIETKVLGHDSYSNGVKKILEACVNNKLANRRHTVLDLVAMGLL; this is encoded by the coding sequence ATGAATACAAAAAAAGCCTTTGTAGTAGGATCAGGAAAACTTGCAAACGCAATACTGGAAGCCGATTATTCCATTCCCAATGTTGAAATTTCACCTTGGCAACCATCCATTACAACGACATCTCCATCTATTGTTATACATGCCGGATCGGGCCGGGAGTTACAGGATTGTCTTGATTTTTGTGCACGTACAGATTCGGTATTAATTGAACTGTCGACGGGGCTAGAGACCGAAAAGCTTGAGACTGCTTTTCCACTTGTCATTTGCCCGAATACCTCCGTACTTTTGCTAAAAACGCTCCATATGCTTCAACAATTTGGTCATAATTTCAAAGACTATGAAATATCTATTATAGAGTCTCATCAGGCCTCCAAGAATACTGAACCAGGTACAGCTTATCATATCGCCAACTCTTTACAGGTCGCTCATGAGCGTGTTGTCTCCATTCGCGATGCGAAAACGCAAGCTTATAAAATAAATATTCCCGTTGCCTACTTAGAAAAGCATGCCTACCATCAGATTGTGATCAAAGATAAAAATGATGAAATTAAAATTGAGACCAAGGTCCTCGGACATGATTCTTATTCAAATGGTGTCAAAAAAATCCTTGAAGCATGTGTCAATAATAAATTAGCCAATAGAAGGCATACGGTGTTGGATTTGGTCGCTATGGGGCTACTTTAG
- a CDS encoding SDR family oxidoreductase — protein MKTRKNTALVVGANGVIGNNLIDYLEKTEEWEIIGLSRRTNDDRNKVRFIAVDLLDIADCIKKLGNLDSVTHIYYVAYQDRPTWAELVEPNMRMLSNVLTVVEPIAGNLQHISLMQGYKVYGGYLGPFKTPAKESDAGHMPPEFNTSQQQYLEQLQQGKKWTWSAIRPSVVGGTAPNNPMNLALLIAVYASISKELGIPLRFPGKIGAFQTLMEMTDSTLLAKATVWASTNPQAANQAFNINNGDLFRWKELWPKLAAYFDMKSADPIPLSLETMMADKEPVWQKLKEEHALSYNYAQVSAWPFGDFVFSWDYDFFADGTKARRLGFHEFIDTEQMFYQLFDEMREKRIIP, from the coding sequence ATGAAGACTAGAAAAAACACCGCTTTAGTTGTGGGCGCCAATGGCGTCATAGGCAACAATCTCATAGACTACCTTGAAAAGACGGAAGAATGGGAAATTATAGGTTTATCACGACGAACAAATGATGATCGGAATAAGGTTCGTTTTATCGCTGTAGATTTATTAGATATAGCCGATTGTATCAAAAAACTAGGCAACTTGGATTCTGTGACTCATATTTACTATGTTGCATATCAGGATAGGCCGACCTGGGCTGAGCTGGTAGAGCCCAATATGAGAATGCTAAGCAATGTCTTGACTGTGGTGGAACCAATAGCAGGTAATCTTCAACACATCAGCTTAATGCAGGGGTATAAAGTATACGGTGGTTACCTGGGTCCTTTCAAGACGCCGGCCAAAGAATCAGATGCCGGACATATGCCACCTGAATTCAATACCAGCCAACAGCAATACCTCGAACAACTGCAACAAGGTAAGAAATGGACTTGGTCGGCGATCCGTCCGTCAGTTGTTGGTGGAACGGCTCCCAATAATCCGATGAATCTAGCGTTGCTCATTGCTGTATATGCTTCTATCTCAAAAGAACTCGGTATTCCGCTTCGGTTTCCAGGAAAAATTGGCGCTTTTCAGACATTGATGGAAATGACCGATTCAACACTATTAGCCAAAGCAACGGTATGGGCCTCGACCAATCCACAAGCGGCCAATCAAGCCTTCAACATTAACAATGGCGATCTCTTCCGCTGGAAGGAACTATGGCCCAAATTAGCAGCCTATTTTGATATGAAAAGTGCTGACCCGATCCCGCTATCACTCGAAACAATGATGGCAGATAAGGAACCTGTATGGCAAAAATTAAAAGAAGAGCATGCATTAAGCTATAACTATGCGCAGGTTTCAGCTTGGCCTTTCGGCGACTTTGTCTTTTCTTGGGATTATGATTTTTTTGCCGACGGCACAAAGGCAAGACGGCTCGGTTTCCATGAATTTATCGATACTGAACAAATGTTTTATCAGCTCTTTGACGAAATGCGTGAAAAAAGAATAATTCCATAA
- a CDS encoding AraC family transcriptional regulator has translation MYISEMKRYRQFEPVLISGFKMLEWNHPEHNHNHYEFIFIRAGSGRHIVNGHSFPYGAGAIFLLGPDDQHYFEIEQLTHFVYLKFTDAYLGRDTSGATPAIQQLEYIIKSRETHQMGFQLAGEDKLVIEQIFDILLLLKKDQTGNQELIWLQLFSIAHVLQRNMPELRSSSTKSRDLQAMFCYIHKNIYDPNCLRIQMMAEHFNIANDYLGIYFKRQAGITLRDYIQNYRSTLIRQRIAVGRVTLKEIAAEFGLTDVSHLTKIIHKA, from the coding sequence ATGTATATTTCTGAAATGAAACGTTATCGTCAGTTTGAACCGGTGCTTATTTCAGGATTTAAGATGCTCGAATGGAACCATCCCGAGCATAATCATAATCATTACGAGTTCATTTTTATTCGGGCGGGTTCAGGACGACATATCGTTAATGGACATTCATTTCCTTACGGGGCAGGAGCAATCTTTCTGCTTGGGCCAGATGATCAGCATTATTTTGAAATCGAACAACTCACACATTTTGTTTATCTTAAATTTACCGACGCCTACCTTGGTCGTGACACTTCGGGTGCTACGCCCGCAATACAACAGCTGGAATATATCATAAAAAGTAGAGAAACCCATCAGATGGGGTTTCAATTAGCGGGAGAAGATAAGCTGGTGATAGAACAGATCTTTGATATACTCCTTTTATTAAAGAAAGATCAAACCGGAAATCAGGAGCTTATTTGGTTGCAATTATTCAGCATTGCACATGTTCTGCAGCGAAATATGCCTGAATTGCGTAGTAGTAGTACCAAAAGCCGCGATCTGCAGGCTATGTTTTGCTATATTCATAAAAATATTTACGATCCCAACTGTCTGCGGATACAAATGATGGCGGAGCACTTTAATATTGCCAACGATTATCTTGGTATTTACTTTAAACGTCAGGCAGGGATTACCTTACGGGACTATATTCAAAACTACCGCAGTACCTTGATACGTCAACGAATAGCAGTAGGAAGAGTTACCTTAAAGGAAATTGCTGCTGAATTTGGGCTGACCGATGTCAGTCACCTGACTAAGATTATACATAAAGCGTAG
- a CDS encoding DUF6624 domain-containing protein: protein MLYRNIAEEIIRLAQDDESMREKLLQRGELHGGYHAEMETIHQRNAERLREIIAEIGYPTISKVGEAASNSAWLIVQHAIGEPQFMQDCYQLLLDNIMDINRANLAYLHDRIQVFKSKPQRYGTQLSSSGSIYPVEDKGAINSLRSSMNLLPLNPIEMNKIEHVERIQLLDQENDTYNEWRKKVGWVN, encoded by the coding sequence ATGTTATATAGAAATATTGCGGAAGAGATTATCCGATTAGCGCAGGACGACGAATCAATGCGGGAAAAGTTATTACAGAGGGGAGAGCTTCATGGTGGATATCATGCGGAGATGGAAACAATTCACCAACGGAATGCAGAAAGACTACGTGAAATCATTGCCGAAATAGGTTATCCAACTATTTCAAAAGTCGGCGAAGCGGCTAGCAATTCAGCTTGGCTGATTGTTCAGCATGCGATAGGAGAACCTCAGTTTATGCAAGATTGTTATCAGTTGCTTCTTGATAATATTATGGACATCAATCGCGCAAATCTGGCTTATTTGCACGATCGAATTCAGGTTTTCAAAAGTAAGCCGCAACGTTATGGGACACAGTTAAGCAGCAGTGGCAGTATTTATCCCGTGGAAGATAAAGGTGCAATAAACAGCTTGAGGAGCAGTATGAACCTTTTACCCCTTAATCCTATAGAAATGAATAAAATTGAACATGTGGAACGAATTCAATTACTGGATCAGGAGAATGACACCTACAATGAGTGGCGAAAAAAAGTTGGCTGGGTGAATTGA
- a CDS encoding helix-turn-helix domain-containing protein, which produces MTGQQENIKEEIILSSMKVFETYGFARVSMQDISKACGKGRSTLYYYFTSKMDVFDAIAEYLCQQVFEVARRTYNRDASLEDNLVGFLQAKLRQINLITKRFHLAFEDMKSDPALMVSKTRYMLDDEIKLIREMIELAVRKKEIQALEEKDILFLSEMLVTTSRCFEQEVLLFDRFPDFEARLSWLTSICVKGLR; this is translated from the coding sequence ATGACGGGTCAACAAGAAAATATTAAGGAGGAAATTATCTTATCATCCATGAAAGTGTTTGAAACATATGGATTTGCAAGGGTTTCTATGCAGGATATTTCAAAAGCTTGTGGAAAGGGTCGGAGCACGTTATATTACTATTTTACCAGTAAAATGGATGTCTTTGATGCGATTGCGGAGTACTTATGTCAGCAAGTGTTTGAGGTCGCGCGTAGAACTTATAACAGGGACGCTTCACTGGAAGATAATTTAGTCGGTTTTTTACAAGCAAAACTACGTCAGATTAATTTAATTACGAAACGTTTTCATCTCGCGTTCGAAGATATGAAATCCGATCCAGCCTTGATGGTTTCGAAAACACGTTACATGCTGGACGACGAGATTAAGTTGATTCGTGAAATGATTGAATTAGCCGTTAGGAAAAAAGAAATTCAGGCCTTAGAGGAAAAGGATATCCTGTTTTTATCTGAAATGTTAGTGACAACATCACGTTGCTTTGAGCAGGAAGTTTTACTTTTTGATCGTTTTCCAGATTTTGAAGCTAGGCTTTCCTGGTTGACAAGTATATGTGTTAAGGGATTGCGCTAA
- a CDS encoding NAD(P)-dependent alcohol dehydrogenase: MSTFSIRAFGTSVPTADLKQMDIERREVTEKDVEIDILFCGVCHSDLHTARNEWGGTVYPNVPGHEIVGRITKVGSAVTKFKVGDLAGVGCMVDSCRECESCKEGLEQYCENGNIQTYNGHDKHLNKQTFGGYSERVVVDQDFVLHIPENLDLAATAPLLCAGITTYSPLRHWNVGPGKKVGIVGIGGLGHMGVKIAKAMGAQVVVITTSASKVDDAKRLGADEVILSTDVEQMKEHAGTLHFILDCVSAQHDINAYLSLLKRDGSLTLVGAPEHPLPVAPFSLIPTRKSFSGSMIGGIAETQEMLDFCGKHNIISDIELIKMQDINHAYDRLLKSDVKYRFVIDMASLKN; the protein is encoded by the coding sequence ATGAGTACATTTTCAATTAGAGCTTTTGGAACAAGCGTACCAACGGCTGATCTAAAACAGATGGATATTGAACGCCGTGAAGTGACGGAGAAAGATGTCGAAATTGATATCTTATTTTGTGGAGTTTGCCATTCGGATTTACATACAGCGCGAAATGAATGGGGCGGAACCGTTTATCCGAATGTACCCGGTCATGAAATTGTGGGGCGAATTACTAAAGTTGGATCCGCTGTAACCAAGTTTAAAGTTGGCGATTTGGCCGGTGTAGGCTGTATGGTCGATAGTTGTCGCGAATGTGAAAGTTGTAAGGAAGGGCTGGAACAATATTGTGAAAATGGAAATATCCAAACATACAACGGACACGATAAGCACCTTAATAAACAGACATTTGGTGGTTATTCTGAACGTGTTGTAGTAGATCAGGATTTTGTGCTGCACATTCCTGAAAATTTGGATCTCGCAGCAACAGCACCTCTATTATGTGCTGGAATTACCACTTATTCACCTTTGAGGCATTGGAATGTGGGACCAGGAAAAAAAGTCGGTATAGTGGGTATCGGTGGCTTGGGACACATGGGAGTCAAAATAGCGAAAGCAATGGGAGCGCAGGTCGTTGTCATTACAACGTCTGCTTCTAAAGTTGATGACGCCAAACGTTTGGGTGCTGACGAAGTGATCTTGTCAACTGATGTAGAACAAATGAAGGAACATGCAGGAACATTACATTTCATTTTGGACTGTGTTTCGGCACAACATGACATCAATGCCTATTTAAGTTTATTGAAACGAGATGGTTCCTTGACTCTTGTTGGCGCTCCGGAACATCCACTTCCTGTGGCTCCTTTTAGTCTGATTCCAACACGTAAGAGTTTTTCAGGTTCTATGATCGGAGGGATAGCCGAAACACAGGAGATGCTTGATTTTTGTGGCAAACACAATATTATCTCCGATATAGAGCTGATTAAAATGCAGGATATCAATCATGCTTATGATAGACTATTGAAAAGCGATGTTAAATACAGGTTTGTTATTGACATGGCGAGTTTGAAAAACTAA
- a CDS encoding deoxyribodipyrimidine photo-lyase → MEKDKIIVFWFRRDLRLNDNAGLTRALASGYPVLPIFIFDEDILMQLEDKKDRRLHYIHQALIRINTILGESGATLNTFYGKPITIFRELIEKFDVQGIYCNRDYEPKAIRRDKEIFELCTAMGIPFKAVKDQVIFDKGDILKNDGTPYTVYTPYAKKWREKLRPEDHLSYTYTTGFFFQQNHQHIISLADLGFLETDLIFEEPELNATIIDHYDTTRDYPALMGTTKLGIALRFGTISVRRCVSFALKHNATWLSELIWREFFMQILYHYPHVVTESFRKQYDDIQWRNDEVEFQQWCNGDTGYPLVDAGMRQLNSSGYMHNRVRMVVASFLCKHLLIDWRWGEAYFAQKLNDYDLSANNGNWQWAAGSGCDAAPYFRVFNPTLQAEKFDKNQEYIKQWVPELDTSDYCEPIVDHQFARDRAIKTYANALK, encoded by the coding sequence ATGGAAAAAGATAAAATTATTGTGTTTTGGTTTCGTCGGGATCTACGTCTGAATGATAATGCTGGGCTTACTCGCGCCTTAGCTTCGGGCTATCCTGTATTACCTATATTCATATTTGACGAGGATATTCTAATGCAATTGGAGGATAAAAAAGATCGACGTCTTCATTACATCCATCAGGCTTTAATCCGTATCAATACCATACTCGGAGAAAGCGGTGCAACTTTGAATACGTTCTACGGTAAACCTATTACTATCTTCAGGGAGCTGATTGAAAAATTTGATGTGCAGGGAATCTATTGTAATCGGGATTATGAACCGAAAGCAATTCGACGGGACAAAGAGATTTTCGAGCTTTGTACAGCTATGGGAATTCCTTTCAAAGCTGTGAAAGATCAGGTTATTTTCGATAAAGGAGATATTTTAAAGAACGATGGAACACCCTATACGGTTTATACGCCGTATGCAAAAAAATGGCGGGAGAAATTACGTCCTGAGGACCATCTTTCCTATACCTACACAACGGGATTTTTCTTTCAGCAAAACCATCAGCATATTATTTCTTTGGCGGATTTGGGGTTTCTGGAGACTGACCTTATTTTTGAAGAACCAGAGCTGAATGCGACGATTATTGACCATTATGATACCACCCGCGATTATCCGGCATTAATGGGCACAACCAAATTGGGGATCGCACTTCGCTTTGGAACAATCAGTGTTCGTCGATGTGTTAGTTTTGCTTTAAAACACAATGCGACCTGGTTGTCTGAATTGATCTGGCGTGAATTTTTTATGCAGATACTCTACCATTATCCGCATGTTGTTACGGAGTCTTTTAGAAAGCAATACGATGACATACAATGGCGCAATGACGAGGTAGAATTCCAGCAATGGTGCAATGGAGACACTGGATATCCTTTGGTAGATGCGGGTATGCGCCAATTGAATAGTTCGGGTTATATGCACAATCGCGTACGAATGGTCGTAGCCAGTTTTCTTTGTAAGCACCTTTTGATCGACTGGAGATGGGGAGAGGCCTACTTTGCACAAAAGCTAAATGATTATGATCTGTCGGCCAACAATGGTAACTGGCAGTGGGCCGCTGGTAGTGGTTGTGACGCAGCCCCGTACTTTAGGGTTTTTAATCCGACGCTTCAGGCTGAGAAGTTCGATAAAAATCAGGAATATATAAAACAATGGGTTCCTGAATTAGACACTTCAGACTATTGTGAGCCTATTGTTGACCATCAGTTTGCCCGTGATCGTGCGATAAAGACCTACGCAAATGCGTTGAAATAA